Genomic segment of Salvia splendens isolate huo1 chromosome 12, SspV2, whole genome shotgun sequence:
aaattcgtcggccattgaaaaggctcagggacgtgttccgggatgtctgcaaccacctcggagatgaccaggtctttccccggcactcttggggactcatgaacccactaccacgtggtgtcaactcaggccacgatcgtaggccatgacctacgctacatccacgatcttaggccatgacctacacgacatccacgacttagggtggcgatgcaagccacgatcttagttcaatataatagacaagggttaagctctctagagataaaatatcatatagcaagtctgtgttgtaagctgtaatcccagatcaagcaatacaatcttgccctcccttcttcccgtggacgtagatttacttcagtaaatcgaaccacgtaaattcattgtgtcgtagtctttattctctaccagcatttactaacatcagaaattcgcggattcatcacaagcaatacaatcttgccctcccttcttcccgtggacgtagatttacttcagtaaatcgaaccacgtaacgCGGATTCATCAAGCGGCTCACAAATTCATCCAAAATCGTGCTCCTTCCACCCTCTCAACAAATCATACAATTTACCCACGAAAAACTTCAGTCCTTGCAAGAAATTCTCACAAAATTGGACACCAGCAGCAAGAGCATCACCAGGAACAGAGTAAATGCTCTGGATGCAGAAATCAGAGAAATTGTTTCCAAATTCGAAGATTCACTCGATTTCCGCCTCTCGCGTCAGATTTCTTCACAATCCGAGCCCAACCATCCATCGAAATTCTCCATAGATCTGCAGAATCTAACTAGTGATGTCGATTCCTTCATCCAAACGGCGGAGAAGATGGAGGAGCAGTACGCCAATTTGCTGGAGAATCTGCTTCCCGAGGAAGAAGACAAAGCTGCTGATTTTGACGGAAGCAAATCGAAGATGGTTGGATTATCCGATCTATTCGGTAAATTCAAACATATGTTCACTGTCCCCAACTATTTTGGGCTGCCGATTTTCGCTCTCGTCGGAATGGCGGGAATCGGTAAGACTACTCTTGCTAAGGAGATATATTATGATCAATTGATTTTGAGCCATTTTGATTGCTGTGCTTGGGTTAAAGTAGGTAGAAAATGTGAATTGAGTGAAATCCCTTGGCACATTCTTGCTCAAGTAGATCAATCTtttggagatggagatggagatggtgACTGTAAAATGATAAATCAGCGTTTATATGATTTTTTGAAGGATAAAAGATACTTGATTGTGTTGGATGATGTGTGGGAAACGAAGGTTTGGGATTATTTGGAGTGTTGTTTTCCGGATAGCGATAATGGAAGAAGCCGGATCTTGATTACAACTAGGCTGATGGAAGTATGTGATCACTGCAATGCTAAAGCAAGAACTGTGCCTTTTCTGAATAAAGAGGAGAGTTGGGATCTTTTCCGGGAGAAGGTGTTTGGTGGGGAATGGTGCCCTCCTAAACTCGAGGAAGCGGGGAGGAAGATTGTGAAGCATTGTGATGGCCTTCCTCTCACTATAGTCAAAGTTGCAGAGCTCCTATCTAAAGTGGATATCACGGTTGAGTACTGGAACGAGGTGGCATCGGACAAAGAGAACTCTGTTTTCCTGGAGGTGTATTGTGAAATATCAGAGATACTATGTCCGAGTTATGAATACTTGCCTCAACGTTTGAAGCCATGCTTTCTTTATATGGGTGTTTTTCCTCAAAATTATGAGATTTCGCGGTCCAAGTGTGGATGGCTGAGGGGTTTCTTGTGCCAAATATTGAAGAAACATTAGAAGATTGTGCTACGAAGTGTTTGGTTGAGCTTGTTTCCCATAGTCTCGTCGTAGTGTGTAAGGAGAGCACCATACTTCGTCGTAAGGTGAAAACTTGTCGCCTTCATTCTTCCCTATGGCACTTTTCTAAGATGGAAGTTCGCAAGAACAAGTTCTTCAGTGTCCTAAATAGCCGTGCCTATGGTCTTGGAGAAGGTTTTGGAGGTGGACGGAGATTTTCCATCCACAACAACGTTTTGTTGGGCATAAAAGATGTGTATGACACATTAGAAGATGAATGTGCAATTACTGCACGTTCTCTCCTATGTGTTGGTCCGTATCATCGCTATCCAGTACCCTTAGGCTTCGGTTTGAGGTTTCTCAGAGTACTCAAAGCTCTTTCGATCCGATTATATGAGTTTCCAACGGAAGTTTTGGAACTAGTCCAGTTGAGATACCTTGCCCTTACGTACACTGGAGATCTCCCTGGTTCCGTGTCCAAACTCTTTAACCTTCAGTTCTTGATTATCCATCGCCATCTGAGCATTATATCGAATCCATCTCAATCTTATGTGCCTCTAGAGATATGGGATATGCAAGAACTAAAGCATCTACAGATAATGGGAAGCGACCTACAAGAAACTAGTTCTGGCGCGTTCTTGGAAAACCTCCGAACACTTTTAGATGTGAGCGTTGCTAGCTGTACCATAGAGGTTCTTCAGAAAATCTCCAATCTAGAAAAGCTTGGTATCCTAATTGAGTTGGTgcctgatgatgatgatggtgaaCCTTTTCAACGTTTGAATCAAATTTCTTGTCTTGATAAACTAAAATCACTTAAATGTATTGTTCTGAATCCTGAGCTAAAACCCGAGCCCGGGTTTGCTGCCCCTGTTTCGATGTTCCCATCGAGCCTAGTAAAGTTGCATTTGAGCGGGCTGTGCTATCCTTGGGAATATATGGATACTGTTGGTTTGTTGCCGAAGCTCCATGTGCTGAAATTGAAATGCTATGCCTTCCGAGGCCCAAAGTGGGAAGTCGACGACTTCAAATTCCAAAGGCTTAGGTCCCTCGTGATCGAGGATACGGATTTGGTTGAATGGAAGGTGGGAAGTGGATGCTTCTCAAGGCTTAGGCATATCAGCATAAAACATTGCTACAACTTGGAGGAGTTCCATTGGGATTATGATTATTATTTCAAGGATGTTGAAGTAGTTGACAGCAACCCTTTAGCAGAAGCTTTTTTTAACCAGATAAAAGATAGAAAAGGACGTCGTTTTCTTCGTGTCGGCTTCCATTCTTCGTGGGAGGACAGGAAACTCAGATCGTGATTCTCAGCTTTGTCGAAAGGTTGAAGATGTTCTTCTGCTTTATGTATAGAAGATTATAGTAATGTTGTGAAATAAGATGAAACTTGATGTTTTTCAGctcgttcggttgccatgattTAAGATCATGTCTAATCTTATCTGTTGTTCGGTTgcaatttttttcaaaagcTCAACCCGTGACAAACTCCATTCCTATCAATTGGGAGACCAAATACAACGTTATTCAAATCAACACCAAAATCCAACTCTTTCTTGATCATTCCACCAAATTTGACAgctaaaattttttaatttagatttttGAAGTATAGTGCGACTTTGATGTAAAAATGGAACAcctttattaataaaaatgtcCTAGTGCTTCAGCTCCACCATTTTAATCTTTTTTACTTATGTTGATGTTATTAACGAAAGGTTATGATTggataaggccatccacaacgctgtctctataccgtctcttaaaccgtctcttaactactatttgagcactatttgagggccccactgtccttttttcctccatctcttaactaagagacggaacctgcaacgctccgtctcttaattactattcattcaatttaatttataatttttttaaaactcaattcaatttaaacaaacacactttattaaaattaaaacaatattacaacttaacattaaaaaaaacgaagacataattaaaattctaaaaaaataaaaatgacataatttaatcttctccgccaaagttttcccaaatgtgctcaattagatcctcttggagttgggtgtgggcgctagagtcgcgtgtccttgcccgaatagccaaccgttcttgtatagatggatgcgctccacttcgcggcggactacttgcggttgagcttccgagggattcggggtcgaaccaatttccggcatcgggtccttcgtctcggacaatcatgttgtgcaagattatgcacgtatacatgatgtcgaccatgctctccatgaaccacgaacgagccggggctttgatgatgttgaagcgcgcttggagaaccccgaacgccctctccacatccttgcgcgcagcctcctgcttctgcgcaaaaagagcctgctttgggttcgctggcctgccgcacgtcttcacgaaggtcgaacccttctcggaagaactcctccctgaccgccaaagtattcgctatgtggagaaatagcggtttccgcatgcggaaacggcgacggaaataggtatctccccaaatcgggttatcgcagaagtagtcgcgtactaaccgtgcggcggcttcctcccggttccgattgatgtacttccgggagcgtcgtgggggtggtgcggcttcctccgcctctcgtcgtcgatcttcttcgagtgattgttccattaattggcgcatttgctcaaaaggatccatttgtttgagttgattgaagatggaaattggagtgatagagaggatttgagaggaatagatgtgtgtttgtgtgtgaaatgagtatggaatagaattatttatagagtaaaaaaattaaaaatttaaaaaatgaaaataaatatttaacggtaatattaccgtttgaaaaaaaaaaaaattttttttattaaaaatcgatttttttttaaaaaaaaatgaattattgcgtcatcagtgacgacgcccactcgcgggccagcgagtgggcgtcacgcacgcatggggacgtgccacgtgtctcgggcgcgtggcgagacagctcgtctcgtgtctctccgagacgagctacgcgacgagacggtcgcgagctggagacgagatggccgctgcaatgcgtctcgcgggggtctcgtctctccgagacgagacgcgagcccggcgcgagacgcgttgtggatggtctaagagCACTATTAGGCTCTAATTATTTTAAAGTAATACGTATATATGAATACGTCATTGATGATAGGGGtatatatttaatactacttTATAAATGTCATTTTAAAAGAATCTAACTTATTCACTATTTTCATTTGAATTATATACTAGAAATCAAGCTTTGTGATATACGAAGTGTCATATCACATTTAGTTAACAAAAATTTACAAGCTACTGTATACGTATcactaatatttaattttagcCGCTCTATTTCCAATTTACaactagggctggggaaaaataccgaaataccggccttatcgtaccgaaaaaatatcgaaaataccgaatttttggtataccgtgactttcggtacggtatgataccttaccgaaaaatttcggtaaggtaacggtatggattttcaaataccgcggtataccgctgcataccgaaattcggtatataccgtaaattaaggtatataccgtaaactaaggtatataccacaaaaatataaacacaattatatataaaatatattttatatatttttaaattataaaatctattgtgaaatataaatataattatgaataaattatatttaatttattttttaaattataaaatataaataatattctaaaaactctaattttctattttaattgatgttgaaactctaagttcggtataccgaaaactttggtaaggtaaatgtatgattttttcgcataccgtatttacggtaaggtatacggtatagtggtttcggtaaggtataccgtacctacccaccctaTTTACAACCACCAAATTTGGACCTTTTCACTTAGTAGTACTTCATCATACATTGAGTTCAAATAATGATCTTTTGAAACCTCAATTACTGAAGACTGAAACTACTAAAAGGTGCAAGACTGGTCTTATATTAGTTGTATGAGCAATTAATGATGgatttatatattaaatggaTTATTTCACTTAAATGTTTTGAGATGAGTTCTTTATTTTGATCTCTTCCTTACATATTCCACTCATTATATATTCAATTTAGTTGTGAAACCTTTTTTCGCTCATAATACATTTAATCATATCTAAATTGGGATGAAATGAGTACTAATATTTAGATACAATTAAAAAGacatcataaaaaaaatcacgaaGTCCAACAATGGCGTTATTTGGTGgagtagtttattttattttattcacacGGCGGCATTTGATAAAGTATTGGATGTGAAATGAAATTTGACATTTTCTGGGGTCAATGTTGCAAATCACCATACATTAAGGGACAAAAATGTCAGCTCAATCAGCTGCCGTTCTTCACAATATATGTATACATGCATTCTTCCCATGAATCTGTATATATTCACGCACAATATAATCATATATGTAGCGTTTTGCTCTTCACCTACGCGCATTGATCCTGTATTTTCGGTTATTCAAAGCATTGTCACACCCAAACAACAAAAGAAGTTGCGGATTAATTAAGAATTTggcgatttttaaattttaccgACGATTTGGGTATAGAGAGGGCCACTAACAAGGCGAGAAGGTTCAATTTCTTCCAGACTTTGGGGAATTTTGAGTGGAGCGGTTTTGTTTCGTGTTTTTCTTCGATTGGTGAAGCGTAATTTGAGTATGAAATTGAACGCGACGATTCTGTATTCATGCGTGGATGACGAGAGAGAAGAGGCATCGACGCTGCCATCGGAAATCTcgccgccggcgccggcgagtATTATAGTGGGCTATGCATTCActtcgaagaagaagaagagcttTTTGAAGCCCAAGTTTATCCGCTTAGCTCGGTACTCGTCCggatttattttcttattttctcgTGATTTGTCTGTAGAAATGCGATGATCCATCGATCGCTTTACATTGCGTTCTCTTTAGGTTTTTCATATCTTTCGCTGATTTCCGTAGTTCTATCTTCTTTGTGATTACGTTGGCTGATTATGCAAATTCACACATGTTTACTCTTTTCAATTTAATCTTAGAACATGATGCATGCAGAGGTGTTCTTGGCAATATGTATTTTGATTTCAAATAAGGGAATGGACTAGATTAGTGATTTAGTCGATTTCTGTTCTCTTGGAATGGTTAATTTTGATTCGGTTGGTACATTTCCTTTCTTTCTCTATAAGGAAGattgataattataattatgaaGGATTCACATTATTGAGTGGCTGGTTTTCTGGAACTGTTTGTTTAACTTATCTAAATCTATATGGTTTCAGAAGGAATCATAcatgtgaaattcttctttggAAGGAATATTCCATTATATGTTCTCTTAAGATTACAGTCAACTTATTTTATGACCTAGGTATTTAAAATCATCTGCtgctttttatcaaaaaaaaatcatctgTTGCTTTCCCACTGCAATGGAAGATTTGGTATTTAATGCTTGTCCCTACTGCTGCTTGTAAGAATTTAGTACTCCACTGCAAAGAACTAGTTTAGTGAACCCCACTTGTCTAATTTTGCACAACTAAAAATGGACATAAAAATCAATTATTGATTTTATTGCCTAAATTTCCATCTGCCCCACTGTGATTGCTGATACAGGCTAGATCCGAACAAAACCATTTGAATTGTATTTGGCTGTAATCTAGTGGATTGGGAATTCTTCTGGGATCTGCTAAAACTTGAGCGCAGTATCTTCTTTTCCAGTTTCGGCTCCAAATATGTTCTAAAACTTTTGAAGACCAGTCCTCCCTAATTTAGTTTTTTCCCCTTCATGGCGTTTAGTTGCCTGATTTGCATTAAAATGCAAgtataatttgataattttctatGTTATGCTATTAACTTATCCTCAACCAAATAACTTGGAAATATGAGGCTACAGTTTTGATTGGTGATTCTCCAAATGCCTGCTTATTCATTCtattctttttttgtttatcAATCGATTATCACTTAACTTCAACTTGTTCACCACATCGCTTGAATCTTGATAACCATAAATTTTCCATTAATTTACTGAAAACCCCCTTAGATGTTTTGATGAGGTATAATCTACTTTTCTGGTCACTTAAGGGGTCGCATTTTCTAATGCAGAAATAAGGGCATTCAATTTGTTCCAATTGATCTCAAAAGAGCTTTATCAGAGCAGGGTCCATTCAATATTGTTTTACACAAGGTTTGAGTTATTACTGTCATATTTGCTTGCTAATTGTTTGAATTCCTACAATAGATGCAATGTCAGTATTGCTATTTTAGATGTTAACACATAGGTATTGATAGTCCTCTGACCATCGTTTTAGGAAGAAATTCTGCACCAAACCATTTCAACTGAAATATATAGTGGAAACTGAGCCCAACAGGATCCAGAGGTTAGCTTGCATAAATGGAAATGAAGGTTAAAAAGAATGAATGATTGTTTCTTGACATATTTTGTTAAGCAATTAACTAATAAATTTTAAAGTATAGCCTGATCAGAAAGGATGCATTATAgcttttcacacttaaccatagTTTTTGGATTCAATAATCTCACGACTTCTGATTGTCTGCCCTCTTCTTGTTCATTTACAAGTGGCACTGCACTAGCCAAAATTCTCTGAATGTCTTAGTATGTAACCGCAAAGTCCAAATAAAAGTCTATTGCTATATTCTCTCTCATCATTGCTAACTTCGTCTTGCCTTGTTGGATGGACCCATTTGGCAGGTCCTAGATACGAACACTTCCAAGGATCTGTCTAgtcatcatttttatttttctacccGAGTTCTGTTACAGGGATCTGCATCTATTTGTACAAAAAGGCTAATTCGGATATATTTTTGTTACTTGGCATTAAACTAATTATCCTTCACGATGGCGAGTTTCTTGATGTCGAGTTTTTTAACACCAAGTATTTCAAGTATTGACCAACTTGAACCAACCTCTTCAATATTAGgaattaaagtttgtattttatgtatttatttatttttggttttgcaATGTGAGAGAAAAGAATGTAATAATGAATTAAAAGAACCATAGGAGGACAAATGAATTTAACTTTAATATACATCTCATTTACTAAGACTAGCAATTATGAATTGCCTTAAAAATTTTGCACTTATTTTGTCAAGCCAATAGCCCCTGTAATCATGAATTGCCTTCTTATAATATGACGCTTGTGTCAAACCcaaaaaaatatgtaaaatgCATATTATCATTCACAGTTGCCCTCATCTTTATTGATTGATTGCACTTTTTGATTTCAGTTAGAAGGGAGGGACTGGTCCCAGGTTATTGAGGTTTGTGCTCTCAACTTTATATTGGTTTATGAATCCAATGGTCTAGTGCTGCTGTGGAATTTCTACTGTGAGAACTATGCCATGAATCCATAAACTACTTAGTCTTCGTCGTGATTCATGAGGATCAAACAAGTGAGGATTGTACTTTCTAGATCAAGTATACTTGTGCAGGTGTAGGTCTGATGAACATTTGCTGTAGTGAGTAAACAAGGGGATTTTGATGTCCTGAGTAGCTTGTCCTAGTTGGCAGTAACTTTTGAAGTCTTTACTACTTGTGAGAGTACCAGAATTTAATCAAGTTGGAACTTAATGTTAttagatatataaaaaaacacccTGTGAGcataaacaaaaaaaagcaAATGATGAACAAAGGCTTCATACTACTCTGCATTTGTTTTCATGTGTTCCCAATTCTACTAATGTTTTGGTGGTGAAATAATGATAGAATTACACATTCACTTTAAATAATGTTAGCCTTTATGCTACAGGATATTTTAATTTGACTGGTAGAGTTGCTAGATTGGCCATTCTGTGAAGCCTTATAATCTTATTACAAAGTTCTAGGTTTTTTGTCAGACTTCAGGGAATCTAAGATCTCTCTAAGACTATTAGGATAAAGAACACTTTTTTAATGTGTAATGTTGTCAAAAGATAATTACATATTTCCTTATTTCTGTAGAATGCATAGAAGATCAACATTTCATGCATCTCCCTGAACAAGAACGGAAATGATTTAATGGACTGGATTACTTGAAACCTAAAATGGTGACTTGGAGGACGAGCTACTGTGGTTGACTAATTGAAAATTTGGCTCATGAAGTAGCTAAGACCTGTGTATTTTCTTGTGGAAGTAATTCAGATTCATTTCTCTCAGTAGCTGACTAAGGTCTACACTTACAAgcaaaggaaaagaaaaatctTGCATGTGATCTTTCTTGCTTTGGAGAGAGATCCAAGGAAATTTAGAATATCATGCCATGTTTCAATGAAATTTGTTTCTCATTTGTAGCCAAACATTAGAAGAAAGATATGTGTGTATAAAGTATAGTCAATAGGAACAAATCAAGTCTCCATAAAACTCAAGGTACACAGAGGAAACTTATAACTGTTTCTCATGGAACAGACCTATTGTAGTTTAATGTTTAGTAATATGTCACTTCCCTTGCTTGTTGCTTTAAAACAGAGTAATCTTTACGTTCCATCCTTGCGTGTCAGTCTTGATTCTTGAACTTAAAAGGCCTTAATTCTGAATTAACT
This window contains:
- the LOC121757869 gene encoding putative late blight resistance protein homolog R1A-4, with product MVFAEMAFASSLQEILTKLDTSSKSITRNRVNALDAEIREIVSKFEDSLDFRLSRQISSQSEPNHPSKFSIDLQNLTSDVDSFIQTAEKMEEQYANLLENLLPEEEDKAADFDGSKSKMVGLSDLFGKFKHMFTVPNYFGLPIFALVGMAGIGKTTLAKEIYYDQLILSHFDCCAWVKVGRKCELSEIPWHILAQVDQSFGDGDGDGDCKMINQRLYDFLKDKRYLIVLDDVWETKVWDYLECCFPDSDNGRSRILITTRLMEVCDHCNAKARTVPFLNKEESWDLFREKVFGGEWCPPKLEEAGRKIVKHCDGLPLTIVKVAELLSKVDITVEYWNEVASDKENSVFLEVYCEISEILCPSYEYLPQRLKPCFLYMGVFPQNYEISRSKCGWLRGFLCQILKKH
- the LOC121757870 gene encoding putative late blight resistance protein homolog R1A-10, giving the protein MEVRKNKFFSVLNSRAYGLGEGFGGGRRFSIHNNVLLGIKDVYDTLEDECAITARSLLCVGPYHRYPVPLGFGLRFLRVLKALSIRLYEFPTEVLELVQLRYLALTYTGDLPGSVSKLFNLQFLIIHRHLSIISNPSQSYVPLEIWDMQELKHLQIMGSDLQETSSGAFLENLRTLLDVSVASCTIEVLQKISNLEKLGILIELVPDDDDGEPFQRLNQISCLDKLKSLKCIVLNPELKPEPGFAAPVSMFPSSLVKLHLSGLCYPWEYMDTVGLLPKLHVLKLKCYAFRGPKWEVDDFKFQRLRSLVIEDTDLVEWKVGSGCFSRLRHISIKHCYNLEEFHWDYDYYFKDVEVVDSNPLAEAFFNQIKDRKGRRFLRVGFHSSWEDRKLRS